From Rhodamnia argentea isolate NSW1041297 chromosome 10, ASM2092103v1, whole genome shotgun sequence, a single genomic window includes:
- the LOC115735115 gene encoding probable pectate lyase 4 encodes MGNAHGHRHKHHHDTSPSNVPFPNKFVPQPPHISASHNHAPSDPSPTRNGGGMGTLPYSHVDSTLRSLAGQAEGFGHSAVGGLHGPLYRVTTLADDGPGSLRDGCRRKEPLWIVFEVSGTIHLSSYLNVSSYKTIDGRGQRIKITRKGLRLKESEHVIICNLEFEGGRGPDVDGIQVKPNSKHIWIDRCSLRDYDDGLIDITRQSTDITISRCHFSAHDKTMLIGADPSHVEDRCIRVTIHHCFFDGTRQRHPRVRFAKVHLYNNYTRNWGIYAVCASVESQIFSQCNIYEAGQKKPAFKYLTEKAADKEDPGSGHIRSEGDLFIVGTQAGLMTDKAEQCMFHPSEYYPSWTVEPPTDSLKQVLQHCTGWQSVPLPVDHGVTA; translated from the exons ATGGGCAACGCCCATGGCCATCGCCACAAGCACCACCACGACACAAGTCCATCAAACGTCCCTTTTCCCAATAAATTCGTCCCTCAGCCACCCCATATCTCCGCTAGTCATAACCACGCTCCTTCGGATCCATCCCCTACCCGAAACGGCGGCGGCATGGGGACTTTGCCGTACTCCCACGTCGACTCCACCCTTCGGAGCCTCGCCGGCCAAGCAGAGGGGTTCGGCCACTCCGCCGTGGGCGGTCTCCACGGCCCTCTCTACCGCGTCACTACTTTGGCTG ACGATGGTCCAGGATCGCTTCGTGATGGGTGCCGCAGAAAAGAACCCCTTTGGATAGTTTTCGAAGTGTCAGGCACCATTCATCTCTCGTCTTACTTAAATGTGTCTTCCTATAAGACCATTGATGGCCGTGGCCAACGGATAAAAATCACCAGGAAAGGTTTGAGGTTGAAGGAATCTGAACACGTTATCATTTGCAATCTGGAGTTCGAAGGCGGTAGAGGACCGGATGTCGATGGCATTCAAGTAAAGCCCAATTCGAAACACATATGGATTGACCGTTGCAGCCTCCGTGATTATGACGATGGCCTTATAGATATAACAAGGCAGAGCACAGATATCACCATTTCTAG GTGTCACTTTTCTGCTCATGACAAGACAATGCTCATTGGAGCAGATCCCTCCCACGTTGAGGACAGATGTATTAGGGTGACCATTCACCATTGCTTTTTCGATGGAACTCGACAACGGCACCCCCGAGTGAGGTTTGCGAAAGTACATTTGTACAACAATTACACCAGAAATTGGGGCATATATGCTGTTTGTGCTAGTGTAGAATCACAG ATATTTTCCCAATGCAATATCTATGAAGCTGGACAGAAGAAGCCGGCATTCAAATATCTCACAGAAAAG GCTGCTGACAAGGAAGATCCAGGCAGTGGTCACATAAGATCTGAAGGGGACTTGTTCATAGTGGGAACTCAAGCAGGTCTAATGACTGATAAAGCTGAGCAGTGCATGTTTCATCCCAGCGAATACTATCCCTCGTGGACGGTGGAACCTCCCACAGATTCCCTCAAGCAGGTTCTACAACATTGCACAGGATGGCAAAGTGTGCCTCTGCCGGTTGATCATGGAGTCACTGCGTAA
- the LOC115735114 gene encoding exocyst complex component EXO70H1-like isoform X1 — translation MLTRSSTESKSQFQTPRSALSSSRQLFLLFPEQAAFSSLRLSSHPYKPLPVQLPNTFYETLFTPFLSKKRLTPLSLEVTNFPEGLPESIQDTMPRKGMRSICFSPRTPSFASPSRGPPARSPLSGPAAAEADKVIEAAALLIMKWNPDTSTYARVTSLFYESKREAAQFITCVNNLQKSMHALASANSAADERLVHAQFLMEIAMKRLQKEFYQILSLNRAHLDPESVSARSSRASARSSISEYSDDGNDEACAARDSIAEVEEASTAAMSDLRSIAECMIASGYGKECVSIYNIIRKSIVDEGIYRLGVERLSTSQVTKMDWDVLEMKVKNWLGAVKIAIRSLFTGERILCDHVFASSDSIRESCFAEISRDGAMILFGFPESVVRSKRSPEEKMFRLLDMYLAISESWPDIESIFAFVSTSTVRSQTLTSLARLSESAHSMLSDFEAAVQKDSRKSSPPVAGGGVHTLTVRTMNYLTLLADYGSIVGDIFADWPGPAKSSMPESCLDTAPESDDAPAISLRLTWLILVLLCKLDGKAKRYKDVATAYLFLANNLQHVVSKVRASNLQDLLGEEWVAKHESKVKQYTGNYERLAWSQVFASLPESSPAAGASPAQAQAQERFRRFNTSFEEAYRKQSESVVPDTNLREEILASVGGRLVQAYREFYEAHRHAIGEERSVGLFVRYAPEDLENYLSELFYGTGGDVGSTSSTSSSTSSNRHHSWSR, via the exons ATGCTGACTCGAAGTTCAACAGAGTCCAAAAGTCAATTTCAAACCCCACGTTCCGCGCTCTCGTCCAGCCGCCAATTATTCCTACTTTTCCCCGAGCAAGCGGCGTTCTCCTCCCTCCGTCTTTCCTCTCATCCATATAAACCCCTCCCAGTCCAACTTCCAAACACATTTTACGAGACTCTCTTCACTCCCTTTCTCTCCAAGAAACGTCtgacccccctctctct TGAAGTCACAAATTTCCCAGAAGGATTACCAGAAAGCATTCAAGATACCATGCCGAGGAAAGGAATGAGAAGCATCTGCTTTAGTCCCAGGACTCCCTCCTTCGCCTCCCCCTCGCGGGGCCCCCCGGCCCGCTCCCCCCTGTCCGGGCCGGCCGCGGCCGAGGCCGACAAGGTCATTGAGGCCGCGGCCCTCCTGATCATGAAGTGGAACCCCGACACCTCGACCTACGCCCGCGTGACCTCGCTCTTCTACGAGAGCAAGCGCGAGGCCGCGCAGTTCATCACCTGCGTCAACAACCTCCAAAAGTCAATGCACGCTTTGGCATCGGCTAACTCCGCCGCAGACGAGAGGCTGGTCCATGCTCAGTTCCTTATGGAGATCGCCATGAAGAGGCTCCAGAAGGAGTTCTACCAGATACTGTCCCTGAACCGGGCCCACCTCGATCCCGAGTCTGTTTCAGCCCGGTCGTCCCGCGCCTCCGCACGGTCGAGCATATCTGAGTACAGCGATGATGGTAATGATGAGGCGTGCGCTGCGCGGGACTCCATCGCCGAGGTGGAGGAAGCCTCCACGGCAGCCATGTCGGACCTCCGGTCCATCGCTGAGTGCATGATCGCCTCCGGCTACGGAAAGGAGTGCGTCTCCATTTACAATATCATCCGGAAATCGATCGTGGACGAGGGGATTTACCGGCTCGGTGTGGAGCGACTGAGCACCTCGCAGGTCACGAAGATGGACTGGGATGTGCTCGAGATGAAGGTCAAGAACTGGCTGGGGGCCGTGAAGATTGCCATCCGGAGCCTCTTCACCGGCGAGAGGATCCTCTGCGACCACGTGTTCGCGTCATCCGACTCGATCCGCGAGTCCTGCTTCGCAGAGATCTCGAGGGATGGGGCGATGATCCTTTTTGGATTCCCCGAGTCTGTTGTGAGGAGCAAGAGGTCGCCAGAGGAGAAGATGTTCCGCCTCCTGGACATGTACTTGGCGATCTCCGAGAGCTGGCCGGATATCGAGTCCATCTTTGCGTTCGTGTCGACTTCCACCGTCCGGTCGCAGACGCTCACCTCGCTGGCCCGGCTCAGCGAGTCGGCCCACTCTATGCTCTCCGACTTCGAGGCGGCCGTCCAGAAGGACTCACGGAAGTCGTCGCCGCCGGTCGCTGGCGGCGGCGTCCACACCCTGACTGTGCGCACGATGAACTACCTCACCCTCCTCGCCGACTATGGGAGCATCGTCGGGGACATATTCGCTGACTGGCCGGGGCCGGCAAAGTCGTCTATGCCGGAATCGTGCTTGGACACGGCGCCGGAGTCCGACGATGCTCCGGCGATCTCGCTCCGGCTGACGTGGCTGATCCTCGTCCTCCTCTGCAAGCTTGACGGCAAGGCGAAGCGGTACAAGGACGTGGCGACGGCCTATCTCTTCCTCGCGAACAACCTCCAACACGTCGTCTCGAAGGTCCGAGCGTCGAATCTGCAGGACCTGCTCGGAGAGGAGTGGGTCGCGAAGCACGAGAGCAAGGTGAAGCAGTACACCGGGAACTACGAGCGGCTGGCGTGGAGTCAGGTGTTCGCGTCGTTGCCGGAGAGCTCACCGGCGGCGGGGGCATCGCCGGCTCAGGCGCAGGCGCAGGAGAGGTTCAGGCGGTTCAACACGAGCTTCGAGGAGGCGTACCGGAAGCAGAGCGAGAGCGTCGTACCCGATACGAATCTCCGGGAAGAGATTTTAGCTTCTGTTGGGGGAAGGTTAGTGCAAGCGTACAGGGAGTTTTACGAGGCGCACAGGCACGCGATAGGGGAGGAGAGGAGCGTGGGGCTTTTTGTCCGATATGCCCCTGAGGATCTGGAAAATTACCTGTCGGAGCTGTTCTACGGGACGGGCGGCGATGTCGGGAGCACGTCATCGACGTCCTCCTCGACATCGTCGAACCGGCACCATTCATGGTCTCGTTGA
- the LOC115735114 gene encoding exocyst complex component EXO70H1-like isoform X2, translating into MTLFTPFLSKKRLTPLSLEVTNFPEGLPESIQDTMPRKGMRSICFSPRTPSFASPSRGPPARSPLSGPAAAEADKVIEAAALLIMKWNPDTSTYARVTSLFYESKREAAQFITCVNNLQKSMHALASANSAADERLVHAQFLMEIAMKRLQKEFYQILSLNRAHLDPESVSARSSRASARSSISEYSDDGNDEACAARDSIAEVEEASTAAMSDLRSIAECMIASGYGKECVSIYNIIRKSIVDEGIYRLGVERLSTSQVTKMDWDVLEMKVKNWLGAVKIAIRSLFTGERILCDHVFASSDSIRESCFAEISRDGAMILFGFPESVVRSKRSPEEKMFRLLDMYLAISESWPDIESIFAFVSTSTVRSQTLTSLARLSESAHSMLSDFEAAVQKDSRKSSPPVAGGGVHTLTVRTMNYLTLLADYGSIVGDIFADWPGPAKSSMPESCLDTAPESDDAPAISLRLTWLILVLLCKLDGKAKRYKDVATAYLFLANNLQHVVSKVRASNLQDLLGEEWVAKHESKVKQYTGNYERLAWSQVFASLPESSPAAGASPAQAQAQERFRRFNTSFEEAYRKQSESVVPDTNLREEILASVGGRLVQAYREFYEAHRHAIGEERSVGLFVRYAPEDLENYLSELFYGTGGDVGSTSSTSSSTSSNRHHSWSR; encoded by the exons ACTCTCTTCACTCCCTTTCTCTCCAAGAAACGTCtgacccccctctctct TGAAGTCACAAATTTCCCAGAAGGATTACCAGAAAGCATTCAAGATACCATGCCGAGGAAAGGAATGAGAAGCATCTGCTTTAGTCCCAGGACTCCCTCCTTCGCCTCCCCCTCGCGGGGCCCCCCGGCCCGCTCCCCCCTGTCCGGGCCGGCCGCGGCCGAGGCCGACAAGGTCATTGAGGCCGCGGCCCTCCTGATCATGAAGTGGAACCCCGACACCTCGACCTACGCCCGCGTGACCTCGCTCTTCTACGAGAGCAAGCGCGAGGCCGCGCAGTTCATCACCTGCGTCAACAACCTCCAAAAGTCAATGCACGCTTTGGCATCGGCTAACTCCGCCGCAGACGAGAGGCTGGTCCATGCTCAGTTCCTTATGGAGATCGCCATGAAGAGGCTCCAGAAGGAGTTCTACCAGATACTGTCCCTGAACCGGGCCCACCTCGATCCCGAGTCTGTTTCAGCCCGGTCGTCCCGCGCCTCCGCACGGTCGAGCATATCTGAGTACAGCGATGATGGTAATGATGAGGCGTGCGCTGCGCGGGACTCCATCGCCGAGGTGGAGGAAGCCTCCACGGCAGCCATGTCGGACCTCCGGTCCATCGCTGAGTGCATGATCGCCTCCGGCTACGGAAAGGAGTGCGTCTCCATTTACAATATCATCCGGAAATCGATCGTGGACGAGGGGATTTACCGGCTCGGTGTGGAGCGACTGAGCACCTCGCAGGTCACGAAGATGGACTGGGATGTGCTCGAGATGAAGGTCAAGAACTGGCTGGGGGCCGTGAAGATTGCCATCCGGAGCCTCTTCACCGGCGAGAGGATCCTCTGCGACCACGTGTTCGCGTCATCCGACTCGATCCGCGAGTCCTGCTTCGCAGAGATCTCGAGGGATGGGGCGATGATCCTTTTTGGATTCCCCGAGTCTGTTGTGAGGAGCAAGAGGTCGCCAGAGGAGAAGATGTTCCGCCTCCTGGACATGTACTTGGCGATCTCCGAGAGCTGGCCGGATATCGAGTCCATCTTTGCGTTCGTGTCGACTTCCACCGTCCGGTCGCAGACGCTCACCTCGCTGGCCCGGCTCAGCGAGTCGGCCCACTCTATGCTCTCCGACTTCGAGGCGGCCGTCCAGAAGGACTCACGGAAGTCGTCGCCGCCGGTCGCTGGCGGCGGCGTCCACACCCTGACTGTGCGCACGATGAACTACCTCACCCTCCTCGCCGACTATGGGAGCATCGTCGGGGACATATTCGCTGACTGGCCGGGGCCGGCAAAGTCGTCTATGCCGGAATCGTGCTTGGACACGGCGCCGGAGTCCGACGATGCTCCGGCGATCTCGCTCCGGCTGACGTGGCTGATCCTCGTCCTCCTCTGCAAGCTTGACGGCAAGGCGAAGCGGTACAAGGACGTGGCGACGGCCTATCTCTTCCTCGCGAACAACCTCCAACACGTCGTCTCGAAGGTCCGAGCGTCGAATCTGCAGGACCTGCTCGGAGAGGAGTGGGTCGCGAAGCACGAGAGCAAGGTGAAGCAGTACACCGGGAACTACGAGCGGCTGGCGTGGAGTCAGGTGTTCGCGTCGTTGCCGGAGAGCTCACCGGCGGCGGGGGCATCGCCGGCTCAGGCGCAGGCGCAGGAGAGGTTCAGGCGGTTCAACACGAGCTTCGAGGAGGCGTACCGGAAGCAGAGCGAGAGCGTCGTACCCGATACGAATCTCCGGGAAGAGATTTTAGCTTCTGTTGGGGGAAGGTTAGTGCAAGCGTACAGGGAGTTTTACGAGGCGCACAGGCACGCGATAGGGGAGGAGAGGAGCGTGGGGCTTTTTGTCCGATATGCCCCTGAGGATCTGGAAAATTACCTGTCGGAGCTGTTCTACGGGACGGGCGGCGATGTCGGGAGCACGTCATCGACGTCCTCCTCGACATCGTCGAACCGGCACCATTCATGGTCTCGTTGA
- the LOC115735114 gene encoding exocyst complex component EXO70H1-like isoform X3 has translation MPRKGMRSICFSPRTPSFASPSRGPPARSPLSGPAAAEADKVIEAAALLIMKWNPDTSTYARVTSLFYESKREAAQFITCVNNLQKSMHALASANSAADERLVHAQFLMEIAMKRLQKEFYQILSLNRAHLDPESVSARSSRASARSSISEYSDDGNDEACAARDSIAEVEEASTAAMSDLRSIAECMIASGYGKECVSIYNIIRKSIVDEGIYRLGVERLSTSQVTKMDWDVLEMKVKNWLGAVKIAIRSLFTGERILCDHVFASSDSIRESCFAEISRDGAMILFGFPESVVRSKRSPEEKMFRLLDMYLAISESWPDIESIFAFVSTSTVRSQTLTSLARLSESAHSMLSDFEAAVQKDSRKSSPPVAGGGVHTLTVRTMNYLTLLADYGSIVGDIFADWPGPAKSSMPESCLDTAPESDDAPAISLRLTWLILVLLCKLDGKAKRYKDVATAYLFLANNLQHVVSKVRASNLQDLLGEEWVAKHESKVKQYTGNYERLAWSQVFASLPESSPAAGASPAQAQAQERFRRFNTSFEEAYRKQSESVVPDTNLREEILASVGGRLVQAYREFYEAHRHAIGEERSVGLFVRYAPEDLENYLSELFYGTGGDVGSTSSTSSSTSSNRHHSWSR, from the coding sequence ATGCCGAGGAAAGGAATGAGAAGCATCTGCTTTAGTCCCAGGACTCCCTCCTTCGCCTCCCCCTCGCGGGGCCCCCCGGCCCGCTCCCCCCTGTCCGGGCCGGCCGCGGCCGAGGCCGACAAGGTCATTGAGGCCGCGGCCCTCCTGATCATGAAGTGGAACCCCGACACCTCGACCTACGCCCGCGTGACCTCGCTCTTCTACGAGAGCAAGCGCGAGGCCGCGCAGTTCATCACCTGCGTCAACAACCTCCAAAAGTCAATGCACGCTTTGGCATCGGCTAACTCCGCCGCAGACGAGAGGCTGGTCCATGCTCAGTTCCTTATGGAGATCGCCATGAAGAGGCTCCAGAAGGAGTTCTACCAGATACTGTCCCTGAACCGGGCCCACCTCGATCCCGAGTCTGTTTCAGCCCGGTCGTCCCGCGCCTCCGCACGGTCGAGCATATCTGAGTACAGCGATGATGGTAATGATGAGGCGTGCGCTGCGCGGGACTCCATCGCCGAGGTGGAGGAAGCCTCCACGGCAGCCATGTCGGACCTCCGGTCCATCGCTGAGTGCATGATCGCCTCCGGCTACGGAAAGGAGTGCGTCTCCATTTACAATATCATCCGGAAATCGATCGTGGACGAGGGGATTTACCGGCTCGGTGTGGAGCGACTGAGCACCTCGCAGGTCACGAAGATGGACTGGGATGTGCTCGAGATGAAGGTCAAGAACTGGCTGGGGGCCGTGAAGATTGCCATCCGGAGCCTCTTCACCGGCGAGAGGATCCTCTGCGACCACGTGTTCGCGTCATCCGACTCGATCCGCGAGTCCTGCTTCGCAGAGATCTCGAGGGATGGGGCGATGATCCTTTTTGGATTCCCCGAGTCTGTTGTGAGGAGCAAGAGGTCGCCAGAGGAGAAGATGTTCCGCCTCCTGGACATGTACTTGGCGATCTCCGAGAGCTGGCCGGATATCGAGTCCATCTTTGCGTTCGTGTCGACTTCCACCGTCCGGTCGCAGACGCTCACCTCGCTGGCCCGGCTCAGCGAGTCGGCCCACTCTATGCTCTCCGACTTCGAGGCGGCCGTCCAGAAGGACTCACGGAAGTCGTCGCCGCCGGTCGCTGGCGGCGGCGTCCACACCCTGACTGTGCGCACGATGAACTACCTCACCCTCCTCGCCGACTATGGGAGCATCGTCGGGGACATATTCGCTGACTGGCCGGGGCCGGCAAAGTCGTCTATGCCGGAATCGTGCTTGGACACGGCGCCGGAGTCCGACGATGCTCCGGCGATCTCGCTCCGGCTGACGTGGCTGATCCTCGTCCTCCTCTGCAAGCTTGACGGCAAGGCGAAGCGGTACAAGGACGTGGCGACGGCCTATCTCTTCCTCGCGAACAACCTCCAACACGTCGTCTCGAAGGTCCGAGCGTCGAATCTGCAGGACCTGCTCGGAGAGGAGTGGGTCGCGAAGCACGAGAGCAAGGTGAAGCAGTACACCGGGAACTACGAGCGGCTGGCGTGGAGTCAGGTGTTCGCGTCGTTGCCGGAGAGCTCACCGGCGGCGGGGGCATCGCCGGCTCAGGCGCAGGCGCAGGAGAGGTTCAGGCGGTTCAACACGAGCTTCGAGGAGGCGTACCGGAAGCAGAGCGAGAGCGTCGTACCCGATACGAATCTCCGGGAAGAGATTTTAGCTTCTGTTGGGGGAAGGTTAGTGCAAGCGTACAGGGAGTTTTACGAGGCGCACAGGCACGCGATAGGGGAGGAGAGGAGCGTGGGGCTTTTTGTCCGATATGCCCCTGAGGATCTGGAAAATTACCTGTCGGAGCTGTTCTACGGGACGGGCGGCGATGTCGGGAGCACGTCATCGACGTCCTCCTCGACATCGTCGAACCGGCACCATTCATGGTCTCGTTGA